The sequence tcaaagaagagggtttcaagaacacAATACCTTTCATGAAACTCTTCAATTCAAGTTTCTCTCCAAGAATTGGATCTCCAAATTGACAGTAAACCATTAcaatgatcttctctactatcctctaacttGGATTGAGAGGTGGAATCTCATATTGAGGTCAATTTGGTAATGAAAGAGGAGGGTTTTGAGAGAGAGGACAATTTCGTAAATTCAATCGAACGATTCTTCAAAATTCTGGATTTTGAAGCTTTTATGGAGCTAATTCATGCAAACACTACTTGACATTGTTGATTGACGCTTCAAAGAGTAATAGTCAAGTGAGATAGGTGTTTAATTTGGGATTAATCcacccaaattttgaagaagttggaaaattctcctatcttcaaattttccaatttctcaatttcaatttttttctttttcattttcaattttcatttaattttcaccaaaatcaaatttagttACAAATTCAAatctgaatttgaattttacaaaattgaaaaggttttgtttaaataattaattaaacaaatttaattaattaattaaataataatttaatatcaaatattaaattaattaaatacctatttgatatatgaatcatattcatattaattaatattcaaatcaatatttaaatattttaatctctccgaatacgtttaatttcaataagttaaacgtttaattatatcaaatataattaaccaaatcttaaattgaatttgaacacttcaaattcaaaaccctaatttcgattttgaatgtttcaaaacATTCAATTCACTAATACAAGGaataattttacgagctagtagaggaattTTATGTAAGCTTGAACTTATCTTGGATAATATTGTGCTATTGTGGAAATATAGAATGTTTATTGTTCTAACAAGTCGGAAGCTTAAGTTGGTATGCATGCTAAAGGACtgatttcttcataatctatgtATAAATCAAGAAGCGAGTGTAAAGTGTCTAAAACATTTCTTTGTAAGGAATAACTAATGTTGTCATCAGACCATATAATAAGGGAATAAATCAGTCGTCTACTTATAAACTTTGTATTCCTGATTAttttttcatgaaaattttCTGCAGTTCATATGGACAAAATTTAACGACAAGCACTTATAGTGGTGAAATTTTATTTAGCATTGTGATTTGCTCCTTGGGATTGGTTCTGTTTTCACACCTCATAGGCCAAGTGCAGGTATGACATCTGAAAACTAAAATTGCATAGAGGGTTGGCTCTCTTTACCGGAAAAACCACTTTTTTATCCTTTAATGACACCATATTTTATGTTAGGATTAAAAGATTTCAATGTAACTATCTTCCTTCTTTGTGTCGTGAAGAGCTATCTGCAATCCACAACAGCTAGACTTGAACAGTGGAGAGTAAAACGAAGAGATACAGAGGAATGGATGAGGCATCGACAGTTACCTCTTCATTTGCAAGAACGAGTTCGTCGATTCGTTCAATATAAATGGATTGCAACTCGAGGTGTAGACGAAGAGTCGATCTTGCGCTCATTACCTTTGGATCTTCGTCGTCAAATTCAAAGACATCTTTCTCTTGCACTCGTTCGTCGTGTAAGTCCTCATCAAACTATCTATCTTCTTACTCAGTTCCAATTTCCAATAACACCCGTAATGAATCCCTTGCATATATTTAGAAGactatttctaaaaatttaagattatggataaaggtaaatttaatattatatcatctaacccCCACTCCCCACTTGTAGGCTTGAAATATGTAAAAAACTCAACGtgtggaaatcaatattaatgaAGAGGAAATAACAACGtgtggaaatcaatattaatgaAGAGGAAATAATATTGTAGAGGTTTGATTTGAATACAGGACCTCGTAGACCATCTGTTTTGATATCATATGAAATCACCAATTGACCAAAAAAGGTTATGTGATGTAATAATTCCTATACTTCTCAGGTTCCCTTTTTTGCACAAATGGATGGTCAGCTATTAGATGCCATATGCGAGCGTCTCGTCTCGTCCTTGAATACCAAAGACACATTCATAACGAGAGAGGGAGATCCAGTAAATGAGATGCTCTTCATCATCAGAGGCCAACTAGAGAGCTCCACCACCAATGGAGGCAGGTCAGGATTCTTCAACTCCATCACTCTCAGACCAGGGGACTTCTGCGGCGAAGAACTACTAACATGGGCCTTAGTCCCAACCCCTAGCTTAAGCTTCCCCTCCTCAACTCGAACCGTGAAGTCTCTCACCGAAGTCGAGGCATTTGCACTTCGAGCGGAAGATCTCAAGTTTGTAGCTAGCCAGTTCAAGCGCCTCCATAGCAAGAAACTCCAACATGCTTTTAGATATTATTCCCACCAATGGAGGACTTGGGGATCTTGCTTTATACAAGCTGCTTGGAGAAGATATGTGAAAAGAAAGTTAGCTATGGAATTGGCAAGACAAGAGGAGCTTTATTACACAACAATCTTGGACCAAGATAATAGCCATGGCAATGAAATGGGAGGTGAAGGAGATGGTGAAACCAGTGGCTCCAAAAAGACTAGTACAAATAACAAAGTCCAAAATCTTGGAATAACAATGTTGGCTTCAAAATTTGCAGCAAATACAAGAAGAGGAATTCACCAAAAATTGGCTGCACTTGACCCTGATTCCACCAGCTTAACAATGCCGAAGCTGTTTAAGCCTGATGAACCAGACTTCTCTGCTTTCCAAGATGAGAATTGAGTTTCACaagtattcttttattctttttttttttttaacaaaaccAAGAGACCAGATGAACATAATTATATACTTTTTACATAATCTTcaacaataattaaaatgttGAAGGTGTAAATGTAATTGCACAACAATGACAATATATTGATAGGTATACTTAGAAAAGtttattcaaattctaaatttgtACAATACCATATTGTCCAAGCTGTAAAAGTTCAGACTTGTTCTTTGAGATGGGAATGATTTGGACTAATTAGATATCTTCGAAAATAGTGTCAGCAATGGAGAAAATAGTGGACTTATTGGTTTACAAAATAAGATATATTGTGCATACAATATAATCTAGGTTACGTTTATCAAACCGTAATGAAAATTAACGTAatcataatgaaatttcattgatggatcAATTGTAATGATCTTGAATCGCAAATGtaattgaattgttttttatcgcatttacttagaattataaattttgtcacATTTACTGTTACCGTTACTTTTGAGGGTCAAACAGTAACAGTTAAGGTgttaaaattcataattttttttttaaataataacaataatggCAACCATAATGGCAATGGTAATGACACGACATAATTTTCAGACGCAATTAGATTGAACACACTTCATTCGTCAATTAGTTTGCATTTTTTATTACAGATTTAGAAGTAGGCCTCATGTGTCAGTA comes from Benincasa hispida cultivar B227 chromosome 2, ASM972705v1, whole genome shotgun sequence and encodes:
- the LOC120070571 gene encoding probable cyclic nucleotide-gated ion channel 16 isoform X2 is translated as MHNIAYSRLGGLQKSLSLYRKVPWWDHILKPDSDFVVRWNRIFLVTCLIALFIDPLYFYLIIIGGPACMRFNTRLGIVVTFFRTIVDFFSLFHILMKFRTAFVAPNSRVFGRGDLVMDLNAIAMRYIKKDFLIDLAATLPLPQIVIWFVIPAVKSPSAAHANHTLALIVLIQYAPRLFVIFPLNRRINKTTGAIAKTAWAVQVIGAAWYIASIQRQDECWKIECRKEMNTTHSPSCVPSFMDCDTLTLPERQAWLRVTRVLTKCDALNDDKDFEFGMFADAFTDEVASANFFEKYFYCLWFGLKSLSSYGQNLTTSTYSGEILFSIVICSLGLVLFSHLIGQVQSYLQSTTARLEQWRVKRRDTEEWMRHRQLPLHLQERVRRFVQYKWIATRGVDEESILRSLPLDLRRQIQRHLSLALVRRVPFFAQMDGQLLDAICERLVSSLNTKDTFITREGDPVNEMLFIIRGQLESSTTNGGRSGFFNSITLRPGDFCGEELLTWALVPTPSLSFPSSTRTVKSLTEVEAFALRAEDLKFVASQFKRLHSKKLQHAFRYYSHQWRTWGSCFIQAAWRRYVKRKLAMELARQEELYYTTILDQDNSHGNEMGGEGDGETSGSKKTSTNNKVQNLGITMLASKFAANTRRGIHQKLAALDPDSTSLTMPKLFKPDEPDFSAFQDEN
- the LOC120070571 gene encoding probable cyclic nucleotide-gated ion channel 16 isoform X1 yields the protein MHNIAYSRLGGLQKSLSLYRKVPWWDHILKPDSDFVVRWNRIFLVTCLIALFIDPLYFYLIIIGGPACMRFNTRLGIVVTFFRTIVDFFSLFHILMKFRTAFVAPNSRVFGRGDLVMDLNAIAMRYIKKDFLIDLAATLPLPQIVIWFVIPAVKSPSAAHANHTLALIVLIQYAPRLFVIFPLNRRINKTTGAIAKTAWAGAAYNLLLYLLASHVIGAAWYIASIQRQDECWKIECRKEMNTTHSPSCVPSFMDCDTLTLPERQAWLRVTRVLTKCDALNDDKDFEFGMFADAFTDEVASANFFEKYFYCLWFGLKSLSSYGQNLTTSTYSGEILFSIVICSLGLVLFSHLIGQVQSYLQSTTARLEQWRVKRRDTEEWMRHRQLPLHLQERVRRFVQYKWIATRGVDEESILRSLPLDLRRQIQRHLSLALVRRVPFFAQMDGQLLDAICERLVSSLNTKDTFITREGDPVNEMLFIIRGQLESSTTNGGRSGFFNSITLRPGDFCGEELLTWALVPTPSLSFPSSTRTVKSLTEVEAFALRAEDLKFVASQFKRLHSKKLQHAFRYYSHQWRTWGSCFIQAAWRRYVKRKLAMELARQEELYYTTILDQDNSHGNEMGGEGDGETSGSKKTSTNNKVQNLGITMLASKFAANTRRGIHQKLAALDPDSTSLTMPKLFKPDEPDFSAFQDEN
- the LOC120070571 gene encoding probable cyclic nucleotide-gated ion channel 16 isoform X3, whose product is MHNIAYSRLGGLQKSLSLYRKVPWWDHILKPDSDFVVRWNRIFLVTCLIALFIDPLYFYLIIIGGPACMRFNTRLGIVVTFFRTIVDFFSLFHILMKFRTAFVAPNSRVFGRGDLVMDLNAIAMRYIKKDFLIDLAATLPLPQVIGAAWYIASIQRQDECWKIECRKEMNTTHSPSCVPSFMDCDTLTLPERQAWLRVTRVLTKCDALNDDKDFEFGMFADAFTDEVASANFFEKYFYCLWFGLKSLSSYGQNLTTSTYSGEILFSIVICSLGLVLFSHLIGQVQSYLQSTTARLEQWRVKRRDTEEWMRHRQLPLHLQERVRRFVQYKWIATRGVDEESILRSLPLDLRRQIQRHLSLALVRRVPFFAQMDGQLLDAICERLVSSLNTKDTFITREGDPVNEMLFIIRGQLESSTTNGGRSGFFNSITLRPGDFCGEELLTWALVPTPSLSFPSSTRTVKSLTEVEAFALRAEDLKFVASQFKRLHSKKLQHAFRYYSHQWRTWGSCFIQAAWRRYVKRKLAMELARQEELYYTTILDQDNSHGNEMGGEGDGETSGSKKTSTNNKVQNLGITMLASKFAANTRRGIHQKLAALDPDSTSLTMPKLFKPDEPDFSAFQDEN